The Catharus ustulatus isolate bCatUst1 chromosome 16, bCatUst1.pri.v2, whole genome shotgun sequence genome window below encodes:
- the RASD1 gene encoding dexamethasone-induced Ras-related protein 1 codes for MKLAAMIKKMCPSEAELSIPAKNCYRMVILGSSKVGKTAIVSRFLTGRFEEQYTPTIEDFHRKFYSIRGEVYQLDILDTSGNHPFPAMRRLSILTGDVFILVFSLDNRDSFEEVQRLKQQILETKSCLKNKTKENIEVPLVICGNKGDRDFYREVQPREIEQLVGGDPKKCAYFEISAKRNSSLDQMFQALFAMAKLPSEMSPDLHRKVSVQYCDILHKKALKGKKLLKDGGRGGTEEAYGIVAPFARRPSVHSDLMYIREKAIGGGHGKEKDRCVIS; via the exons ATGAAACTGGCAGCGATGATCAAGAAGATGTGTCCCAGCGAGGCCGAGCTGAGCATCCCCGCCAAGAACTGCTACCGCATGGTCATCCTGGGCTCCTCCAAGGTGGGCAAGACGGCCATCGTCTCGCGTTTCCTCACCGGCCGCTTCGAGGAGCAATACACGCCCACCATCGAGGACTTCCACCGCAAGTTCTACAGCATCCGTGGCGAGGTGTACCAGCTCGACATTCTGGACACGTCGGGCAACCACCCCTTCCCAGCCATGCGCCgcctctccatcctcacag GAGATGTGTTCATCCTCGTCTTCAGCCTGGACAACCGAGACTCCTTTGAGGAGGTGCAGCGCCTTAAGCAGCAAATCCTGGAGACCAAGTCGTGCCTGAAGAACAAAACCAAGGAGAACATAGAGGTGCCCCTGGTCATCTGCGGCAACAAGGGCGACCGGGACTTTTACCGGGAGGTGCAGCCCCGGGAGATCGAGCAGCTGgtgggaggggaccccaaaaaatgtgCCTACTTCGAGATCTCAGCCAAGAGGAACAGCAGCCTGGACCAGATGTTCCAGGCGCTCTTCGCCATGGCCAAGCTCCCCAGCGAGATGAGCCCCGACCTGCACCGCAAGGTCTCGGTCCAGTACTGCGACATCCTGCACAAGAAGGCGCTGAAAGGCAAAAAGCTGCTGAAGGACGGGGGCCGGGGCGGCACGGAGGAGGCGTACGGCATCGTGGCCCCCTTCGCCCGGCGGCCCAGCGTGCACAGCGACCTCATGTACATCCGGGAGAAAGCCATCGGCGGCGGGCACGGCAAGG